The following proteins are co-located in the Tachysurus vachellii isolate PV-2020 chromosome 17, HZAU_Pvac_v1, whole genome shotgun sequence genome:
- the sema4d gene encoding semaphorin-4D isoform X1: protein MNQPSPLDAMTYKGNLTLPKIPESNMALSVLGVFLGLLLEVSAHGPSSVPRTSWRHEEMSLVEFSEPGVFNYSTLLLNEERGALYVGAREAIFQLDINNVSVKNNQVLWKVPSLDKTRCTLKGKSEETDCRNYIQVLQVLDEEHLFVCGTHAFQPLCDYLSLKDFMLMGKKDDGRGKCPYDPTQSFTTVMVDGELYSGTSYNFLGSEPIISRFSRPHSLLRTEYSTSWLNEPRFVFADVIREGSNSPDGDDDKIYYFFTEVSVEYEFFGKLLIPRIARVCKGDLGGQRTLQKKWTSFLKAKLVCSMPELNFVFNVVHDVFIVKTSDWRETVIYGVFTSQWGNMGLSAVCAYNMTTVDEVFSKGKYMQKAMVEQSHTKWVQYNGITPSPRPGACITNQNRMQNITNSLLLPDKTLQFVKDHPLMADPVLPIGQGPRLTAKDVNYTQIVVERVTALDNSVYDVLFTATDKGFLHKSVVYEGGSHIIEEIQLLKNSQPIKTLLLSTKEGSFLYAGSDSGVIQSPTAFCDKYVTCADCVLTRDPYCAWDTHAASCINIFQKQDNKPPRKYIQNLKGDADKCPSARPRSINHPQQMVVKPGSSAELACTVRSNLAQVFWKVNDSILTESAHFLVMGDSALLIYSVAPQNQGHYECWTVESAAGKNFTRLEASYILRLERSEIMPMSSVEIIDVPNPDPSTSRTTTTTTASRGNNGNSNTAGPSPLTPSTRSSVPPPPLTRPATTANVYGVKADTKHYVPPQSSDSQNQGPEIKDPHAKYLQYDNSKALLFLFLLFFLLFLCGLVYNCYMQYLPGPCLRLRAAMLGSQKKPQREYAACEGGLMEVLPEKRDPHGPPHQNGALRDTGYETETEYGNGKIPSNSCEGENNGALKQGPFDVKCESDSIKYADADES, encoded by the exons ATGAATCAGCCATCGCCTCTCGACGCCATGACGTACAA AGGTAATCTCACGCTACCCAAGATCCCAGAGTCTAACATGGCTCTCAGCGTGCTGGGAGTTTTCCTGGGACTGCTTCTGGAAGTTTCCGCTCACGGACCGTCCAGCGTTCCCAGGACTTCGTGGAGACACGAAG agaTGAGCTTGGTGGAGTTTTCCGAGCCGGGTGTGTTTAACTACTCCACTCTGTTGCTGAACGAGGAGAGAGGTGCGCTGTACGTCGGGGCCAGAGAGGCCATCTTTCAGCTTGACATCAACAACGTGTCCGTCAAAAATAACCAG GTGTTGTGGAAGGTTCCGAGTCTAGATAAGACACGGTGCACTTTAAAAGGGAAATCTGAAGAG ACGGACTGTAGAAACTACATCCAGGTTCTTCAGGTGCTGGATGAAGAGCATCTGTTCGTGTGTGGGACCCATGCGTTTCAGCCGCTCTGCGATTACCTG TCTTTAAAGGACTTCATGCTGATGGGAAAGAAGGACGACGGCAGAGGGAAGTGTCCGTACGACCCTACTCAGAGTTTTACCACGGTTATGGTCG ACGGCGAGTTGTACTCAGGGACCTCGTACAACTTCCTGGGCAGCGAGCCGATCATCTCCAGATTCTCACGTCCTCATAGCCTGCTGCGGACCGAGTACTCCACCTCCTGGCTCAACG AGCCCAGGTTTGTGTTTGCAGACGTGATCCGGGAGGGAAGCAACAGTCCGGACGGCGACGACGATAAGATTTACTACTTCTTCACGGAGGTCTCTGTGGAGTACGAGTTCTTTGGGAAGCTCCTGATTCCCCGTATCGCTCGTGTGTGCAAg GGTGACTTGGGCGGTCAGAGGACTCTGCAGAAGAAGTGGACATCCTTCCTGAAGGCCAAGCTGGTTTGCTCCATGCCTGAGCTCAATTTTGTCTTCAATGTCGTCCACGACGTGTTCATAGTTAAAACATCTGACTGGAGAGAAACGGTCATCTACGGTGTTTTCACTTCCCAGTG GGGAAACATGGGCCtctctgctgtgtgtgcgtATAACATGACCACAGTGGACGAGGTGTTCTCTAAAGGGAAGTACATGCAGAAGGCCATGGTGGAACAATCCCACACCAAGTGGGTCCAATACAACGGCATCACACCCTCTCCCAGACCTGGAGCG TGCATTACCAACCAGAACCGCATGCAGAACATCACCAACTCTCTGCTGCTGCCCGACAAGACGCTGCAGTTTGTGAAGGACCACCCGCTCATGGCCGACCCCGTGCTGCCCATCGGACAGGGGCCGCGCCTCACCGCCAAAGACGTCAACTACACGCAGATTGTCGTGGAGAGAGTCACCGCTCTCGACAACAGCGTCTACGATGTTCTCTTCACCGCCACCG ATAAAGGGTTTTTACACAAATCCGTGGTGTACGAAGGAGGCTCGCACATAATCGAAGAGATCCAGTTGCTGAAAAACTCCCAGCCAATCAAAACACTGCTCCTCTCCACAAAAGAG GGCAGCTTCCTGTACGCAGGCTCGGACTCGGGGGTCATCCAGTCTCCCACTGCCTTCTGCGACAAATACGTGACCTGCGCAGACTGCGTTCTCACCCGTGACCCGTACTGTGCCTGGGACACGCACGCTGCTTCCTGTATCAACATTTTCCAGAAGCAGGATAACAAACCGCCCAG GAAGTACATTCAGAACCTGAAAGGGGATGCAGACAAGTGTCCATCAG CGAGACCACGCTCTATAAACCACCCACAGCAGATGGTGGTAAAGCCGGGCAGTTCGGCGGAGCTGGCGTGCACCGTGCGCTCCAACCTGGCACAGGTGTTTTGGAAGGTCAACGACAGCATCCTGACCGAGTCGGCTCACTTCCTGGTGATGGGCGACTCAGCGCTGCTCATCTACAGCGTGGCTCCACAGAACCAGGGCCACTACGAGTGCTGGACCGTAGAGTCCGCGGCCGGGAAGAACTTCACCCGGTTGGAAGCCTCCTACATCCTCCGTCTGGAGCGTTCTGAAATCATGCCCATGTCCTCGGTCGAGATCATCGACGTTCCCAATCCCGATCCGTCCACATCAcgcactaccaccaccaccacggCATCACGAGGTAATAACGGCAACAGTAACACCGCAGGACCTTCACCACTAACGCCATCTACCCGGTCCAGTGTTCCTCCGCCCCCACTAACCCGCCCCGCTACCACGGCTAACGTCTACGGCGTAAAAGCAGACACTAAACATTACGTCCCTCCTCAAAGTAGCGATTCACAAAATCAAGGACCTGAGATCAAGGATCCGCATGCAAAGTACCTCCAGTATGACAACAGTAAAGCTCTGTTGTTCCTCTTCCTGCTTTTCTTCCTCCTGTTCCTGTGCGGCCTGGTGTACAACTGCTACATGCAGTACCTTCCTGGTCCGTGTCTGAGGCTCCGAGCCGCCATGCTCGGCTCGCAGAAGAAGCCGCAGCGCGAGTACGCAGCCTGTGAGGGGGGATTAATGGAAGTGTTGCCAGAAAAACGTGACCCGCACGGACCACCACATCAGAACGGAGCACTCCGAGACACAGGATACGAAACGGAAACGGAATACGGAAACGGGAAAATCCCATCAAATAGCTGTGAAGGAGAGAACAACGGAGCCTTGAAACAGGGGCCGTTTGACGTTAAATGCGAATCGGATTCGATCAAGTACGCAGACGCTGACGAATCGTAA
- the sema4d gene encoding semaphorin-4D isoform X2 — protein MALSVLGVFLGLLLEVSAHGPSSVPRTSWRHEEMSLVEFSEPGVFNYSTLLLNEERGALYVGAREAIFQLDINNVSVKNNQVLWKVPSLDKTRCTLKGKSEETDCRNYIQVLQVLDEEHLFVCGTHAFQPLCDYLSLKDFMLMGKKDDGRGKCPYDPTQSFTTVMVDGELYSGTSYNFLGSEPIISRFSRPHSLLRTEYSTSWLNEPRFVFADVIREGSNSPDGDDDKIYYFFTEVSVEYEFFGKLLIPRIARVCKGDLGGQRTLQKKWTSFLKAKLVCSMPELNFVFNVVHDVFIVKTSDWRETVIYGVFTSQWGNMGLSAVCAYNMTTVDEVFSKGKYMQKAMVEQSHTKWVQYNGITPSPRPGACITNQNRMQNITNSLLLPDKTLQFVKDHPLMADPVLPIGQGPRLTAKDVNYTQIVVERVTALDNSVYDVLFTATDKGFLHKSVVYEGGSHIIEEIQLLKNSQPIKTLLLSTKEGSFLYAGSDSGVIQSPTAFCDKYVTCADCVLTRDPYCAWDTHAASCINIFQKQDNKPPRKYIQNLKGDADKCPSARPRSINHPQQMVVKPGSSAELACTVRSNLAQVFWKVNDSILTESAHFLVMGDSALLIYSVAPQNQGHYECWTVESAAGKNFTRLEASYILRLERSEIMPMSSVEIIDVPNPDPSTSRTTTTTTASRGNNGNSNTAGPSPLTPSTRSSVPPPPLTRPATTANVYGVKADTKHYVPPQSSDSQNQGPEIKDPHAKYLQYDNSKALLFLFLLFFLLFLCGLVYNCYMQYLPGPCLRLRAAMLGSQKKPQREYAACEGGLMEVLPEKRDPHGPPHQNGALRDTGYETETEYGNGKIPSNSCEGENNGALKQGPFDVKCESDSIKYADADES, from the exons ATGGCTCTCAGCGTGCTGGGAGTTTTCCTGGGACTGCTTCTGGAAGTTTCCGCTCACGGACCGTCCAGCGTTCCCAGGACTTCGTGGAGACACGAAG agaTGAGCTTGGTGGAGTTTTCCGAGCCGGGTGTGTTTAACTACTCCACTCTGTTGCTGAACGAGGAGAGAGGTGCGCTGTACGTCGGGGCCAGAGAGGCCATCTTTCAGCTTGACATCAACAACGTGTCCGTCAAAAATAACCAG GTGTTGTGGAAGGTTCCGAGTCTAGATAAGACACGGTGCACTTTAAAAGGGAAATCTGAAGAG ACGGACTGTAGAAACTACATCCAGGTTCTTCAGGTGCTGGATGAAGAGCATCTGTTCGTGTGTGGGACCCATGCGTTTCAGCCGCTCTGCGATTACCTG TCTTTAAAGGACTTCATGCTGATGGGAAAGAAGGACGACGGCAGAGGGAAGTGTCCGTACGACCCTACTCAGAGTTTTACCACGGTTATGGTCG ACGGCGAGTTGTACTCAGGGACCTCGTACAACTTCCTGGGCAGCGAGCCGATCATCTCCAGATTCTCACGTCCTCATAGCCTGCTGCGGACCGAGTACTCCACCTCCTGGCTCAACG AGCCCAGGTTTGTGTTTGCAGACGTGATCCGGGAGGGAAGCAACAGTCCGGACGGCGACGACGATAAGATTTACTACTTCTTCACGGAGGTCTCTGTGGAGTACGAGTTCTTTGGGAAGCTCCTGATTCCCCGTATCGCTCGTGTGTGCAAg GGTGACTTGGGCGGTCAGAGGACTCTGCAGAAGAAGTGGACATCCTTCCTGAAGGCCAAGCTGGTTTGCTCCATGCCTGAGCTCAATTTTGTCTTCAATGTCGTCCACGACGTGTTCATAGTTAAAACATCTGACTGGAGAGAAACGGTCATCTACGGTGTTTTCACTTCCCAGTG GGGAAACATGGGCCtctctgctgtgtgtgcgtATAACATGACCACAGTGGACGAGGTGTTCTCTAAAGGGAAGTACATGCAGAAGGCCATGGTGGAACAATCCCACACCAAGTGGGTCCAATACAACGGCATCACACCCTCTCCCAGACCTGGAGCG TGCATTACCAACCAGAACCGCATGCAGAACATCACCAACTCTCTGCTGCTGCCCGACAAGACGCTGCAGTTTGTGAAGGACCACCCGCTCATGGCCGACCCCGTGCTGCCCATCGGACAGGGGCCGCGCCTCACCGCCAAAGACGTCAACTACACGCAGATTGTCGTGGAGAGAGTCACCGCTCTCGACAACAGCGTCTACGATGTTCTCTTCACCGCCACCG ATAAAGGGTTTTTACACAAATCCGTGGTGTACGAAGGAGGCTCGCACATAATCGAAGAGATCCAGTTGCTGAAAAACTCCCAGCCAATCAAAACACTGCTCCTCTCCACAAAAGAG GGCAGCTTCCTGTACGCAGGCTCGGACTCGGGGGTCATCCAGTCTCCCACTGCCTTCTGCGACAAATACGTGACCTGCGCAGACTGCGTTCTCACCCGTGACCCGTACTGTGCCTGGGACACGCACGCTGCTTCCTGTATCAACATTTTCCAGAAGCAGGATAACAAACCGCCCAG GAAGTACATTCAGAACCTGAAAGGGGATGCAGACAAGTGTCCATCAG CGAGACCACGCTCTATAAACCACCCACAGCAGATGGTGGTAAAGCCGGGCAGTTCGGCGGAGCTGGCGTGCACCGTGCGCTCCAACCTGGCACAGGTGTTTTGGAAGGTCAACGACAGCATCCTGACCGAGTCGGCTCACTTCCTGGTGATGGGCGACTCAGCGCTGCTCATCTACAGCGTGGCTCCACAGAACCAGGGCCACTACGAGTGCTGGACCGTAGAGTCCGCGGCCGGGAAGAACTTCACCCGGTTGGAAGCCTCCTACATCCTCCGTCTGGAGCGTTCTGAAATCATGCCCATGTCCTCGGTCGAGATCATCGACGTTCCCAATCCCGATCCGTCCACATCAcgcactaccaccaccaccacggCATCACGAGGTAATAACGGCAACAGTAACACCGCAGGACCTTCACCACTAACGCCATCTACCCGGTCCAGTGTTCCTCCGCCCCCACTAACCCGCCCCGCTACCACGGCTAACGTCTACGGCGTAAAAGCAGACACTAAACATTACGTCCCTCCTCAAAGTAGCGATTCACAAAATCAAGGACCTGAGATCAAGGATCCGCATGCAAAGTACCTCCAGTATGACAACAGTAAAGCTCTGTTGTTCCTCTTCCTGCTTTTCTTCCTCCTGTTCCTGTGCGGCCTGGTGTACAACTGCTACATGCAGTACCTTCCTGGTCCGTGTCTGAGGCTCCGAGCCGCCATGCTCGGCTCGCAGAAGAAGCCGCAGCGCGAGTACGCAGCCTGTGAGGGGGGATTAATGGAAGTGTTGCCAGAAAAACGTGACCCGCACGGACCACCACATCAGAACGGAGCACTCCGAGACACAGGATACGAAACGGAAACGGAATACGGAAACGGGAAAATCCCATCAAATAGCTGTGAAGGAGAGAACAACGGAGCCTTGAAACAGGGGCCGTTTGACGTTAAATGCGAATCGGATTCGATCAAGTACGCAGACGCTGACGAATCGTAA